A stretch of the Streptomyces sp. NBC_00078 genome encodes the following:
- a CDS encoding DUF5999 family protein, giving the protein MCSHRPSCPTADSPEHHLAVIVSAHPEQGWSLLCNGTIVFDDSGELLPDGRVVNPHRVLGPLAVAA; this is encoded by the coding sequence ATGTGCAGCCACCGGCCTTCGTGCCCCACCGCAGACAGCCCGGAACACCATCTGGCAGTGATCGTGTCGGCCCACCCCGAACAGGGCTGGAGCCTGCTCTGCAACGGGACGATCGTGTTCGACGACTCCGGTGAACTGCTGCCGGACGGTCGCGTCGTGAACCCGCACCGCGTCCTGGGCCCGCTGGCCGTCGCCGCCT